Proteins encoded by one window of Synechococcus sp. MVIR-18-1:
- a CDS encoding putative quinol monooxygenase, with protein sequence MATFDRSTPFMLLARIHVKADCLDQYLELARITDVAVQSSEPGMLHHTFDQDPQDPQAFVWSEVYANDEAFAAHVSNPPVQEYLQKHAELGDGFSIEVYGTVGDDCRKLMESFGLPLKIHESKLGYSRV encoded by the coding sequence ATGGCAACATTCGATCGATCCACTCCCTTCATGCTTCTCGCACGCATCCACGTCAAGGCGGATTGCCTCGATCAATATCTGGAACTCGCCCGCATAACTGACGTGGCCGTTCAGTCTTCCGAACCTGGAATGCTTCATCACACCTTTGATCAAGATCCTCAAGACCCACAAGCGTTTGTGTGGTCAGAGGTCTATGCCAATGACGAGGCATTTGCGGCTCATGTCTCCAACCCTCCCGTTCAGGAGTATTTGCAAAAGCATGCTGAACTTGGTGACGGCTTCAGCATCGAGGTTTATGGAACTGTTGGAGATGACTGCAGAAAACTGATGGAGTCTTTCGGACTTCCACTCAAAATTCATGAATCTAAGCTTGGATATAGCAGAGTTTAA
- a CDS encoding bile acid:sodium symporter family protein, whose translation MIELLLTGSLTFIMFSLGLSLKPQDFGVAFHQPKALIAGAMAQLLMLPVIAFALLRIFGLQGDFALGIMILSCYPGGITSSIVTKLSRGDVALSISYTALASLVTAVTLPLVLSLTAPVLIPQQDVELSIVPLSLKVFALATLPVVLGVSIRQWSPKLAVRWQLPSSQLANGLFVAVLIGVLIGQWDVFIANLPLLGPLLLLLNLLMLIIGLVVGHLLRLKKSQITSLSVEAGFQNGTIGIVVGSLISEPLIQGGLSRFSLPSAVYSVLMLVTIIPFVLWRRSL comes from the coding sequence GTGATCGAACTTCTTTTAACCGGAAGTCTCACTTTTATTATGTTTTCTTTGGGGTTATCACTGAAGCCGCAAGATTTTGGAGTTGCATTTCACCAGCCAAAAGCCTTGATTGCAGGAGCAATGGCTCAGCTTTTGATGCTTCCAGTGATTGCTTTTGCCTTGCTAAGGATCTTTGGTTTGCAAGGTGATTTTGCTCTTGGCATTATGATTTTGAGTTGCTATCCTGGAGGCATTACATCGAGTATTGTTACTAAACTATCTCGAGGAGATGTAGCTCTTTCAATCTCTTATACCGCACTCGCTAGCCTTGTGACGGCAGTGACTTTACCTCTTGTTTTGAGTTTAACAGCGCCTGTTCTTATCCCACAGCAAGATGTTGAATTATCAATAGTGCCCTTAAGTCTAAAAGTCTTTGCTTTAGCAACATTACCTGTTGTATTGGGAGTTTCTATTCGCCAGTGGAGCCCAAAACTGGCTGTTCGTTGGCAGTTGCCAAGCAGTCAATTGGCAAATGGTTTATTTGTTGCAGTTTTGATTGGAGTCTTGATTGGTCAGTGGGATGTCTTTATCGCTAATCTTCCACTCCTTGGACCCTTACTGCTGCTCCTCAATCTATTAATGCTTATCATCGGTTTAGTTGTTGGTCATTTGCTGAGATTAAAGAAATCTCAGATTACCTCGCTTTCTGTAGAGGCTGGTTTTCAGAATGGAACGATTGGTATTGTTGTTGGTTCACTGATCAGTGAACCGCTTATTCAAGGTGGATTAAGTCGTTTTAGTCTCCCCTCGGCTGTTTATAGTGTTTTGATGTTAGTAACGATTATTCCTTTCGTTCTTTGGAGAAGAAGTCTCTGA
- a CDS encoding exodeoxyribonuclease V subunit gamma, whose protein sequence is MLTVYRSNRTEFLATLLAQTLTLDPPGPFEELEIVVNTWPTSRWLGEQLAKANGISALVRFPFPGSRLRQLVRCILDLDPTTEDPWRAERLVWSVLNVLPALLDHPSAESLKLWWEQHASVSGRLNRDHWQLARCLADAVDDYALYRPQELSQWIEGHGDADLPAHLYWQPQLVRALAELLPCDPFGLQVHKAVQRLREGDVSAAALPPRLRLFGISNLAPVQVELLQGLSGLMAVELYLLTPCPDLWQRSEQRRRSLGQAWNTPPDGPWLLESPRLEAILGRMGAEFQLLLEGNGDCLLGQWDQGDLFAAPIQIAASEQRPATLLEQVQQQLVDGSAPPLTPVDHDSSLRFLACAGPWREVQLVRDQILQWLASDPTLEPRDVLVMTPDVERYAPLLSSVFGDHDATGISIPWRLTDRSQQNTPGLSQGFMALLRLASERFTASGLEALLANPALQALQGITATDAVRITQCLQQTGFRWGVDGKERGGDDTHSLSWCLDRWLLGLVLPAEPGLAPGGCAPFQGGLTIQQLEQWWPLLDGLAQWIIRLRQPHSPSAWTTQLNQLLQHLYGDGGDWAWEQQAIVEALDTMQQQASACTLDLDLSVVVSILDEALSADSGRFGHRSGALTISALEPMRAIPHRLIVLMGLDSQGFPRQRERPGFHLLEQQRRLGDPSSTDQDRYVLLEALMSARQHLLISWNARDERKGEELPPAPPVQQWLTLLNEQLTPEQFERVVLEQPANPLDPRNFLVNRSGSAFSSDRHHLDARRNLDRRDHRRDHHRLSDNSLGLAHPLSWGPDATPNRLDSDGVDLDAVSRWLEAPQRYWLKARGLDTREWSTPVEDLSALELEERERQFLLNQSFLNQLDWLATDSNLIWEQALPGEWTTQLRGQGILPPGAAGLLAANRLEQRWQNLQQTLLRLGPLHCESIRSESESRTVLRAGATTVLVSAGRLQSRTALGGWFTHLIQQASGVSTPTAVICRCNSSSKADHFELALHWQPLDPDRAQELLFSLHALAIAGAESCWPVPPASGLARALTLSKSLEQANRAFESRWDGGFAGMGERERPEMQLCFGDHFEAGHFLSEACFEDAFQVLYAPMLEAQRP, encoded by the coding sequence TTGTTAACGGTTTACCGCAGCAATCGCACAGAGTTTCTGGCAACGCTTCTGGCTCAAACGCTGACGCTTGACCCACCGGGTCCGTTTGAGGAGCTGGAAATTGTCGTCAATACCTGGCCCACAAGCCGATGGCTCGGCGAGCAGCTTGCCAAAGCCAACGGCATTAGCGCTCTGGTGCGTTTTCCCTTTCCTGGATCGCGCTTACGCCAGCTGGTGCGCTGCATCTTGGATCTCGATCCAACCACTGAAGATCCTTGGCGCGCAGAACGACTGGTTTGGTCTGTTTTAAACGTGCTCCCCGCTCTTCTCGACCACCCCAGCGCTGAAAGCCTGAAACTCTGGTGGGAACAACACGCAAGCGTTTCTGGACGGCTCAATCGTGATCATTGGCAACTGGCGCGCTGCCTCGCCGATGCTGTGGATGACTACGCCCTTTACCGACCACAGGAACTGAGCCAATGGATTGAGGGCCATGGAGACGCTGATCTGCCGGCCCATTTGTACTGGCAACCACAGCTCGTTCGCGCCCTTGCAGAACTTCTCCCCTGTGATCCCTTTGGTCTTCAGGTGCACAAGGCCGTTCAACGTCTGCGGGAAGGAGATGTTTCGGCCGCCGCTCTACCGCCTCGATTGCGCCTATTTGGCATCAGCAATCTCGCCCCGGTGCAGGTGGAACTCCTGCAAGGCCTCTCAGGCCTGATGGCTGTCGAGCTCTATCTACTCACGCCATGCCCAGATCTATGGCAACGCTCCGAACAAAGGCGAAGAAGCCTCGGACAAGCGTGGAACACCCCACCCGATGGGCCCTGGCTCCTGGAATCGCCAAGACTGGAGGCGATTTTGGGACGTATGGGGGCTGAGTTTCAGTTGCTTTTGGAAGGCAACGGAGACTGCTTGCTCGGCCAATGGGATCAGGGCGATCTCTTCGCCGCACCGATTCAGATCGCTGCATCCGAACAGCGGCCAGCCACGCTCTTAGAACAAGTGCAACAACAGTTGGTGGATGGAAGTGCACCACCTCTCACCCCTGTTGATCACGACAGCTCATTGCGCTTTTTGGCCTGTGCAGGTCCGTGGCGCGAGGTCCAACTGGTTCGCGATCAGATCCTGCAATGGCTGGCCTCTGATCCAACCCTGGAACCACGCGATGTCTTGGTGATGACGCCGGATGTAGAGCGCTATGCCCCGCTCCTCAGCTCCGTCTTCGGTGATCATGACGCCACTGGGATCAGCATTCCCTGGCGACTCACCGACCGAAGCCAACAGAACACCCCAGGACTGAGCCAAGGGTTTATGGCCCTTTTGAGACTGGCCAGTGAGCGCTTCACGGCATCCGGGTTAGAGGCTCTTCTGGCGAACCCAGCTCTTCAAGCGCTTCAAGGCATCACGGCCACAGATGCCGTACGCATCACCCAGTGTCTCCAGCAGACCGGCTTCCGTTGGGGGGTGGATGGCAAGGAGCGGGGAGGCGATGACACCCATAGCCTCAGCTGGTGTCTTGATCGCTGGCTGCTTGGCCTCGTGCTGCCTGCCGAGCCAGGTCTCGCTCCTGGTGGCTGTGCTCCCTTCCAAGGAGGTCTCACCATTCAGCAGCTCGAACAATGGTGGCCACTCCTGGATGGACTAGCGCAATGGATCATTCGCCTACGTCAACCCCACAGTCCCAGCGCTTGGACCACGCAGTTAAATCAGCTTCTCCAGCATCTCTACGGCGATGGAGGGGACTGGGCCTGGGAGCAACAAGCGATCGTCGAAGCACTCGACACGATGCAGCAACAGGCCTCTGCATGCACTCTTGACCTTGATCTCTCCGTTGTGGTCTCGATTCTTGATGAGGCCCTCTCCGCCGATAGCGGTCGCTTTGGACACCGCAGTGGTGCCCTCACAATCAGTGCTCTTGAGCCGATGCGGGCGATTCCCCATCGGCTGATCGTGCTGATGGGGCTTGATTCGCAAGGCTTTCCACGTCAGCGGGAACGCCCTGGCTTTCACCTTCTGGAGCAGCAACGCCGACTCGGCGATCCATCGAGCACAGATCAAGACCGTTACGTGCTGCTGGAGGCGTTGATGTCCGCGCGACAACATCTCCTGATCAGTTGGAATGCACGTGATGAACGCAAGGGCGAAGAGCTTCCCCCCGCGCCGCCGGTTCAACAATGGCTCACCTTGCTCAACGAGCAACTCACCCCCGAACAGTTCGAGCGCGTGGTGTTGGAGCAACCAGCGAATCCCTTGGATCCTCGCAATTTTCTCGTCAATCGCTCCGGCTCAGCCTTCAGCTCTGATCGTCACCACCTCGACGCCAGGCGCAATCTCGATCGCCGTGATCACCGCCGTGATCACCATCGCCTGAGCGACAACTCCCTGGGCCTAGCCCACCCCCTGAGCTGGGGTCCAGATGCAACCCCCAACAGATTGGATTCAGACGGCGTTGATTTAGACGCAGTCAGTCGCTGGCTTGAGGCTCCCCAGCGCTATTGGCTCAAAGCGCGGGGATTAGACACACGGGAGTGGTCCACCCCCGTGGAAGATCTCTCAGCGCTCGAACTCGAAGAGCGGGAGCGTCAATTCCTTCTGAACCAGTCTTTTCTCAATCAGCTCGACTGGCTGGCGACCGATTCGAACTTGATCTGGGAGCAGGCTCTTCCAGGGGAATGGACCACACAGCTACGAGGCCAAGGAATACTTCCGCCTGGAGCGGCAGGCCTACTGGCGGCCAATCGCCTCGAACAGCGCTGGCAAAACCTGCAACAAACCCTGTTGCGACTTGGCCCTTTGCACTGTGAATCGATCCGCTCCGAGTCCGAGTCACGCACCGTTCTGAGGGCTGGGGCAACCACGGTTTTGGTCAGCGCAGGTCGGCTTCAATCGCGTACCGCTCTTGGCGGCTGGTTCACCCACCTCATCCAGCAAGCGTCGGGAGTCTCTACGCCAACGGCTGTGATCTGTCGATGTAACAGCAGCAGCAAAGCTGATCACTTTGAGCTTGCCCTTCACTGGCAGCCATTGGATCCAGACCGAGCTCAGGAGCTGCTCTTTTCCCTCCATGCTCTCGCAATCGCAGGAGCTGAATCCTGCTGGCCGGTCCCACCTGCCAGTGGATTGGCCAGAGCCCTCACGTTGAGCAAAAGTCTGGAACAAGCGAACCGAGCGTTTGAAAGCCGCTGGGACGGGGGATTCGCAGGCATGGGAGAGCGGGAGCGTCCAGAGATGCAGCTTTGTTTTGGCGACCACTTCGAAGCGGGCCATTTTTTAAGCGAAGCCTGCTTTGAAGACGCCTTTCAAGTGTTGTATGCACCGATGCTGGAGGCGCAACGGCCATGA
- a CDS encoding metallophosphoesterase: MPSLTGKHWVIGDVHGCYQPLQRLLGVLPKNDHVVFCGDVINRGPDTASTMQLVWSLVTAGQATWLRGNHEQARLQTLKEPEGSSPNPWLMRLQHLPTVFWGHGWVATHAGFDSNGHPDLTIREPFWEHYDGSHGLVVIGHTPRPDVERHGRIVMVDTGAVYGGKLSAYCPETAAVVQVEGVRESTAAPRNLTAPSLQADRC; encoded by the coding sequence ATGCCATCACTCACGGGAAAGCACTGGGTGATCGGTGACGTGCATGGTTGTTATCAGCCACTGCAGCGGCTACTCGGTGTTTTGCCGAAGAATGATCACGTCGTGTTTTGTGGAGATGTCATCAACCGCGGGCCTGATACCGCGTCCACCATGCAGTTGGTTTGGTCCTTGGTCACCGCTGGACAGGCAACTTGGCTGCGGGGAAATCATGAGCAGGCACGACTCCAAACCCTCAAGGAACCTGAAGGAAGCAGTCCCAACCCATGGCTCATGCGTCTCCAACATCTCCCTACTGTGTTTTGGGGACACGGCTGGGTAGCGACCCATGCAGGATTTGATTCCAACGGTCATCCCGACCTGACCATTCGTGAGCCCTTCTGGGAGCATTACGACGGAAGCCATGGACTTGTGGTGATTGGTCATACCCCCCGACCTGATGTGGAGCGTCATGGCCGGATCGTGATGGTGGATACGGGTGCGGTGTACGGAGGAAAACTCTCGGCGTACTGCCCAGAGACTGCAGCTGTTGTGCAAGTGGAGGGAGTTCGGGAATCAACAGCTGCTCCACGAAACCTGACGGCTCCATCGCTGCAGGCAGATCGTTGTTAA